Proteins found in one Hoplias malabaricus isolate fHopMal1 chromosome 17, fHopMal1.hap1, whole genome shotgun sequence genomic segment:
- the tmem60 gene encoding transmembrane protein 60 has translation MSMSLAQRVLLTWIFSLIFLIMLVLKLDKKIQWSWFLVFLPVWTFDTILLLMLIIKMAGRCKPGFDPRNGAENLKKRVWYLVAILLKLAFCLALCAKLEQPPDILLSYVCIPLWTLLVGALVELGYSVFHFRRD, from the coding sequence ATGAGCATGTCCCTGGCTCAGAGAGTGCTCCTCACATGGATCTTCAGCCTCATCTTCCTCATCATGCTGGTCCTCAAGTTGGACAAAAAGATCCAGTGGAGCTGGTTCCTCGTCTTCCTCCCTGTGTGGACCTTCGACACCATTCTCCTGCTCATGCTGATCATCAAAATGGCAGGTCGATGCAAGCCAGGCTTTGATCCCCGTAACGGAGCGGAGAACCTTAAGAAGCGGGTGTGGTACCTCGTGGCTATTTTGTTAAAGCTGGCCTTCTGTCTGGCGCTGTGTGCGAAGCTGGAACAGCCGCCTGACATCTTGCTCAGTTATGTTTGCATTCCGCTCTGGACTCTTCTGGTCGGAGCCTTGGTGGAGCTCGGCTACAGCGTCTTCCACTTCCGAAGAGACTGA